One segment of Campylobacter hominis ATCC BAA-381 DNA contains the following:
- a CDS encoding IS110 family transposase: MSKFYFVGIDVSKDKLDICFLGEKSDSKPKFETLPNKENIIKAYFESFKSDELVVCFEYTNNYHILLQKALTSLKIKYNVLNPAKTSFYLRHLSHIKNDIKDALGLAIYAKNFSIDLFPDKFSKEYNLLKSYSSTLLLLTKISTQIKNFKASQKFVCDEAINLNISILQKTIENIKKKLRDINYRILKSLVPNSDEILAESKGIGIDLALVLFPILHFNRDKTSKQLISFLGLSPRVYESGSSVRKSHKINKIGSSNIRRVLFLNALSCSRFNPILKTKYENLINNGKCKKVALVAVMCAIIRYLKIYFKNEKSIN; encoded by the coding sequence ATGAGTAAGTTTTATTTTGTAGGTATTGATGTTTCAAAAGATAAATTAGACATTTGCTTTTTAGGTGAAAAATCCGATTCAAAGCCTAAATTTGAAACACTTCCAAATAAAGAAAATATCATAAAAGCATATTTTGAAAGTTTTAAAAGTGATGAATTAGTTGTTTGTTTTGAATATACAAATAATTATCATATTTTACTTCAAAAGGCTTTAACATCTTTAAAAATTAAATACAATGTTTTAAATCCTGCAAAAACAAGTTTTTATTTAAGACATTTAAGTCATATTAAAAACGATATTAAGGACGCTTTGGGACTTGCTATTTATGCGAAAAATTTTTCAATAGATTTATTCCCTGACAAATTCAGTAAAGAGTATAATCTTTTAAAAAGTTATTCATCTACTCTTTTACTTTTAACTAAAATTTCAACTCAAATTAAAAATTTTAAAGCTTCTCAAAAATTTGTTTGTGATGAAGCTATAAATTTAAATATTTCAATATTACAAAAAACTATCGAAAATATTAAGAAAAAATTACGTGATATAAATTATCGTATTTTAAAAAGTTTAGTTCCAAATAGTGATGAAATTTTAGCTGAAAGTAAAGGTATCGGTATTGATTTGGCTTTAGTTTTATTTCCTATTTTGCATTTTAATAGAGATAAAACTTCAAAGCAACTTATCAGTTTTTTAGGTTTATCCCCTAGAGTTTATGAAAGCGGTTCAAGTGTTAGGAAATCTCATAAAATAAATAAAATCGGTTCATCTAACATTAGAAGAGTTTTATTTTTAAATGCTTTAAGTTGTTCTCGTTTTAATCCTATTTTAAAGACTAAATATGAAAATTTGATAAATAATGGAAAGTGTAAAAAAGTTGCATTAGTTGCTGTAATGTGTGCGATTATTAGGTATTTAAAAATATATTTTAAAAATGAAAAAAGTATTAACTAA
- a CDS encoding type II secretion system protein, translating to MKKGFTMIELIFVIVILGILAAIAIPRLAATRDDAEVSKAATNMATLIQDLGGYYTSQGQFASTLEGMTNVAIKDFKGDISKAGAEGIGYLPVAGENCFKVTITTKKAQPEDGKSNIDYLKFEKESGVKKNACKVSQNDAQIVKMLTAKFDAPVYKCATSGTPAVTTCEIDSSKAPETISGYPLTGLSVVK from the coding sequence ATGAAAAAAGGTTTTACAATGATCGAGTTGATCTTCGTTATCGTTATTTTAGGTATCTTGGCAGCTATCGCCATTCCAAGACTAGCAGCAACTAGAGATGATGCTGAAGTAAGTAAAGCAGCTACAAATATGGCTACTTTGATTCAAGATTTAGGAGGATATTATACTTCTCAAGGTCAATTTGCAAGCACATTGGAAGGTATGACAAATGTTGCCATTAAAGACTTTAAAGGTGATATTTCGAAAGCTGGCGCAGAAGGAATAGGTTATTTACCAGTTGCAGGTGAAAATTGTTTTAAAGTAACAATCACCACAAAAAAAGCACAACCGGAGGATGGTAAATCAAATATTGATTATCTAAAATTTGAGAAAGAGTCGGGTGTAAAAAAGAATGCATGCAAAGTATCTCAAAATGATGCACAAATAGTAAAAATGCTTACAGCTAAATTTGACGCACCTGTATATAAATGCGCAACAAGCGGCACTCCTGCAGTAACAACTTGCGAAATAGACAGTAGTAAAGCTCCAGAAACAATCAGTGGTTATCCATTGACAGGTTTGAGTGTAGTTAAATAA